ACAATATTAGGTGCTAATAAATAAATTTCAAACGAAATTTAGAGGAGCACCGTTAAGCGCACTGAAAATTCCTAATTCCTAATTCTCTGTTCTTTAAATCTACATTTTTATATAATGACCGATTTTTTATCTTTAACTAACAAATTTGAACTGGATATTTAAAGAACAGGGAATATGGAACTGAGAATGAAAGGCGATGATATAGCTGATAGACGGATACTTTTTGATGTTCTTATTTGTGATCAACTATATTTATTTTCAATTGGATCTGAGACTTTACTAAAACCGAAATCTGCAAAATCAGCAACATTATGGGTAGCAAATTCAGTTACGCCATGATGCAATAGAGTAAAAGCTAAACGCGCATCGATAATACGGCGGCGTGCAAAATTTTTATGAGTTGCTAATTGCCACACTTTTGTCATTATAGGTGCACAATCAACTAATCGCCATCGTGGATGATTTCTAAAGCTATTGCATAGTGCAGCAGCTTTCGTTGCAGAAAGCGCCTTTTTAATTACGGCGGGGTTGCGCAGCAGTAAATACAATTCAACCAAAACAAGTTCACAAACTACGACGTTTTTGTTGGACGAAAGTTCATTTAAAAAATGTCGAGCGTTTTTATTTTCGCTACAGTCAGCATTAAGTGCATAAAGCAGAATATTAGTATCTAATGAAATCATTTTAATTTACCATAACTAAGGGGCACCCCTACTATTTATAATGGTTTGTTTCTGCCTTTGTGCAAGAATGATGCTAATTCTGGTTCATTGGCAATTTGACGCCACTTTTGCACCGGCGCCTTAAAATCACCAAGTGGTTCTGCATTTGGTAATACCCAATCGCTGTTGCTTATTTCTTTAGCATAAACTTGCGTCATATACTCAGCACCACGTCGAATTACTTCAGTTACACTCCAATCAAGTCTTTTTGCTATCTGCCTGATTTCATTAAATAAAGG
The sequence above is drawn from the Deltaproteobacteria bacterium genome and encodes:
- a CDS encoding PIN domain-containing protein, with protein sequence MISLDTNILLYALNADCSENKNARHFLNELSSNKNVVVCELVLVELYLLLRNPAVIKKALSATKAAALCNSFRNHPRWRLVDCAPIMTKVWQLATHKNFARRRIIDARLAFTLLHHGVTEFATHNVADFADFGFSKVSDPIENKYS
- a CDS encoding antitoxin, which translates into the protein MKRTQIQLPEPLFNEIRQIAKRLDWSVTEVIRRGAEYMTQVYAKEISNSDWVLPNAEPLGDFKAPVQKWRQIANEPELASFLHKGRNKPL